The following nucleotide sequence is from Phycisphaerae bacterium.
GCCGCCTTGCTGACAACGCCCTTGTGATGCGTGACGTGTTGCAGCGGCCGGCGGAGGTCGCTGTTCTCGGGCAGGGCGACGAATTCGCGGATTTGTTCGAGCGTGTAGCCCGTCGATGCGACGACGCGCTTGAACTCCTCCTTGCACTTCGTCTTCGCCTCGCCGAGGGCCATTTGGACCCGGCTGTGGGCGTTTACATCGCCTTCGCCGCTTGTCTCGATCGGGATGTAGATCATATCTTTGAAGTGGCTCGTGACCGCCGCCTGTGCCCCGTCCGACTGCGTGCTGGGCATGCAGCCGAAGGGCTTGAGGGAGAGGACCATGTGGGCCATGTCCTTGTTGCTGTAGTAGATGTTCTTGGCCACTTCGAGGTGCCCCTCGCCGCCGCCGGCGCGGCTGTTGTAGTACGGGTGTCCCGCGCGGGTCAGTTCAAGCTGGTTGGCCAGCTCGTGCACCGTCCCGCCGATCGCCTCGCGCAGCTTGTTGTACTCGTGCTTGATGATCCTCTCGGCAATGTCGAAAGTGAACAACTTCTTTTTGATCTTGATCTCGTCGGCCAGCCATTGCTTCATGTTCCACTTCGACGCCGTCGAACCGTCCTTGTGCAAATGGGCCCGGTCCCCGGCCTTCAGCCCCGCCTGGTGCAGCATGTAGCAAATCCACGTCGCCACCGGTTCGACGAGCACCTCCGCACCTTCCCCTTCGAGGAAGGGGAACATGCGGAAGTTGCCATCGCCCTCGGTCGTCTGCGCCCAGAACTCGCCGGTCACCTTGCAGATAGGCTTGGGGCGGAGGAAATCGACTTCTATCTCTTCTTCGATCAGCTTTCGGCATTGATCGAATACCTCGGCGTAATAGGTTCCTTTCAATTGATCGAGGAACTTCGCTGCGTCGGCGGGTGTCTTGACGGGCGCGACCTTGGAGAGCAATTTCGAGAGTACGCCGCCGTGGATTTCGTCGTAGTTGCGCTTGCGGAGCGACTCCTGACAGATCGCGAGGCACTTGTTCATGACTTCGTTGGTCTTGCCCGGAACGACCTCGTAGGGGCGAATCTGGTAGGCGACCTCGTTGAGGATGTCGCCCATGAACATGGCGTTAAGCAGCGAGAGGAAGAAGTTCAGGTTGAATTCGAGCCCCGCCTCGACGGCCGCCTGATCGAGCCCGCCGGCTTGTTGGAAAAGCAGGACACGGAAGCCGTCGAAACCGCTGTTGCGCAGGGCCAGGCGATACTCCGCCTCGTACATGCCAAAGCGGCACGGCCCGCAGGCGCCCGCTGTAATGAACACGTGATCGCTGAGGATCTTTTCCAGCGGGATGCCTTCCTCATCGCGCATCCGCTTGAGATGATTCACCACGGCCCCGACCGTGAAGTACGTTGGGTTGCATTGACCGTTATTGCCAAATTCCTTGCCCGCTTGGAAGTCGGCCTTGACGGGCGTGGGGATCAGGCCGACTTTGTAGCCCAGCCCCTCCAATCCGGCGATGATGAGCTGATCGTGGCGCATGGTCAGCCCGCCCAGCCAGATCGTCACCTGACCGCGTTCGGCCTTGGTGAAGGCCCGCTCTTTAGGGCGCGCGAAATGATGTATGGGTCCGACCGTCATCCCGGCCTCGCGCATCATTCGTTCGCGTTCGGCCTGGAGCGTGGCCTGGATCGAATCATCCAGGAGCGGGAGGGTGAAGCCGGAGGAGGACGTGTCCTTGGTGGTAGTGGCTGGAGCGACCATTCAACACCTCGTTAGGAAGCACTAGCTTACGTACGTTATTGGCCGCAGCGCGCGGCCGACATGGAGGGGCGATTCTGCCCCAACTTCGGTCATAAGTCCAGATAAAAATTGAAGTAACGCGCCTCGATATCGCGGCGCTGGGCATAAGGACTATTCCCAATAACAACTTAGTGGGCACTAACATCCAAGGTATTTAACGGCAACGCGGGGGAATGTCACGACAATTCCCAAGCTTCGCATTCACAGAGAGTTAAGAAGAGTGAGATGCCTAACCCAGCAGAGACCACAAGTGATTCGCCAGTTTGCCCGCCAAACCGGACCGGCTGTAGGCGCTAAACGCGGGAGGGCAGGTTGGTAGCCCAGGTGCAGTCGCCATTTGTTCTCGGAGGGCGACGATGGCCGCCTTTAGACCGGGTGCGTCTCCCATCATCGCCAAGCAAGTCCGGTTGCCGGCGAACTCCTCAAGCAGCCGTCGGTCGTTTGATCCGGGGCTCTCTTCGAGGCAGAGGATGGCCCGCCCGCTGCGGATGTATTCGAAGATTTTGGCGTTATATCCCCATCGACCGACGTATGCGCCGGTCAGCAGGAGCAGCGCATCGGCCTGCGCCATCCTGTGGCGCGCCTCCTCCCGCGAGACCAGTCCGGTCGTGCGGATAACGTCCGCGAGGCCCGCGGATCGGATGTAGTCCGGCGAGAGGTTGCCGACGAACTCGAATGTGACGCCCGCCAGCGCGTCGGAGCGTTGCAACGCGCCAACCGAATGAAAAAAGAGGTCGGGACGATTGCGTGGAATGACGGTACCGACGTGGGAGATCGTCAGTCCTGTGGCGGCCGGTGCCCCGGTCGGCCGTAGAACGGGGGAGGGCTCTTGATCATCATATCCATTGGGAATCACGAATATCCGCTCGCGGGCAAAACCCTGTTCGATGGCTATCGCGTTGGCCATGGCCTCAGACACCGTCACGATCGCCGAAGCGGCGGCGATGCATCGTTTTTCCAGTTCGATATGGCGACGGCGAGCCCGGTCGCTCTTCGGTTCGTACCCGCCCGGCCCCAGCCAGCGGTCGCGAAAGTCCAGGACGATTGGCGGACCTCCGTTTTCGCGCAATCGCAGGGCTAATTCGGCCACGCTTGCAGGGGGAAACGACGCCAGAACGAGATCGATATGCTCTTGCCGGACCATGCCCGTCGCGGCCTTCAACGCCGCCCTCCGCCACGCGATGAAGCGGTCGGGAAAGGTCCATTCGCGCAGCCAGGACTTGAGCCGGCTGGGCTTTCGTCGCGGATCGAAGTCGGCGAAGACCGCCGCCGAAGTCGCCAGCGGATCCGGAACGGCATGAATCGTCACGCCTTGAGCGCGCGGTATGCTGCCGGATCGCGCAGCGGTCAGGACGTGA
It contains:
- a CDS encoding activator of (R)-2-hydroxyglutaryl-CoA dehydratase, with the translated sequence MVAPATTTKDTSSSGFTLPLLDDSIQATLQAERERMMREAGMTVGPIHHFARPKERAFTKAERGQVTIWLGGLTMRHDQLIIAGLEGLGYKVGLIPTPVKADFQAGKEFGNNGQCNPTYFTVGAVVNHLKRMRDEEGIPLEKILSDHVFITAGACGPCRFGMYEAEYRLALRNSGFDGFRVLLFQQAGGLDQAAVEAGLEFNLNFFLSLLNAMFMGDILNEVAYQIRPYEVVPGKTNEVMNKCLAICQESLRKRNYDEIHGGVLSKLLSKVAPVKTPADAAKFLDQLKGTYYAEVFDQCRKLIEEEIEVDFLRPKPICKVTGEFWAQTTEGDGNFRMFPFLEGEGAEVLVEPVATWICYMLHQAGLKAGDRAHLHKDGSTASKWNMKQWLADEIKIKKKLFTFDIAERIIKHEYNKLREAIGGTVHELANQLELTRAGHPYYNSRAGGGEGHLEVAKNIYYSNKDMAHMVLSLKPFGCMPSTQSDGAQAAVTSHFKDMIYIPIETSGEGDVNAHSRVQMALGEAKTKCKEEFKRVVASTGYTLEQIREFVALPENSDLRRPLQHVTHHKGVVSKAANFVMDVAERMKNAGVEATLPQCPAACAA
- a CDS encoding glycosyltransferase; its protein translation is MPSTADTMRNILLISYWYPPGVGAAAERMHSFARYLPEHRWNVHVLTAARSGSIPRAQGVTIHAVPDPLATSAAVFADFDPRRKPSRLKSWLREWTFPDRFIAWRRAALKAATGMVRQEHIDLVLASFPPASVAELALRLRENGGPPIVLDFRDRWLGPGGYEPKSDRARRRHIELEKRCIAAASAIVTVSEAMANAIAIEQGFARERIFVIPNGYDDQEPSPVLRPTGAPAATGLTISHVGTVIPRNRPDLFFHSVGALQRSDALAGVTFEFVGNLSPDYIRSAGLADVIRTTGLVSREEARHRMAQADALLLLTGAYVGRWGYNAKIFEYIRSGRAILCLEESPGSNDRRLLEEFAGNRTCLAMMGDAPGLKAAIVALREQMATAPGLPTCPPAFSAYSRSGLAGKLANHLWSLLG